Proteins encoded within one genomic window of Fuerstiella sp.:
- the infA gene encoding translation initiation factor IF-1: protein MAKEEAIQVEGSVVEALANTQFRVELENGHIVMAHVAGKMRKHFIRIVPGDRVVVEVSPYDLNRGRIVFRER, encoded by the coding sequence ATGGCAAAGGAAGAAGCAATCCAGGTTGAAGGCAGTGTGGTCGAAGCGCTGGCGAATACTCAGTTTCGTGTGGAACTGGAAAATGGCCATATAGTAATGGCCCACGTTGCCGGAAAAATGCGGAAGCATTTTATTCGCATCGTGCCTGGTGACCGTGTTGTTGTTGAAGTGTCGCCCTACGACCTGAATCGCGGCCGCATTGTTTTTCGCGAACGTTAA
- the rnhA gene encoding ribonuclease HI yields MSDVDVPLSFVRLFTDGACKGNPGPGGWGCILRHPASESEKEFSGGELDTTNNQMELQAVIEGLSRLSRRSRVEVVTDSKYVADGCRSWIAGWKHHGWKRKSGNKFLPVRNVERWKTLDALIQKHEVQFTVVRGHTGHPENERCDELAVAAAEKARRVL; encoded by the coding sequence ATGTCTGATGTTGACGTCCCGCTGTCATTTGTGCGTTTGTTCACAGACGGCGCCTGTAAAGGCAATCCCGGTCCCGGCGGCTGGGGATGTATCCTCAGACATCCGGCCAGTGAAAGTGAAAAAGAATTCAGTGGAGGCGAACTGGATACCACCAACAATCAAATGGAACTGCAGGCTGTGATCGAAGGCCTTAGTCGTTTGAGTCGTCGATCCAGGGTCGAGGTGGTTACCGACAGCAAATATGTTGCCGACGGATGTCGGTCCTGGATTGCAGGCTGGAAACATCATGGGTGGAAACGGAAAAGTGGTAACAAATTTCTACCGGTCAGAAACGTGGAACGCTGGAAGACGCTGGATGCACTGATTCAGAAGCATGAAGTCCAGTTCACCGTTGTCAGGGGCCACACCGGTCATCCCGAAAACGAACGGTGTGATGAACTGGCGGTTGCTGCTGCAGAGAAGGCTCGACGTGTTTTGTAG